From the genome of Aspergillus chevalieri M1 DNA, chromosome 8, nearly complete sequence, one region includes:
- a CDS encoding uncharacterized protein (COG:L;~EggNog:ENOG410PI7H;~InterPro:IPR027417,IPR014001,IPR001650,IPR011545;~PFAM:PF00271,PF00270;~TransMembrane:1 (o824-847i);~go_function: GO:0003676 - nucleic acid binding [Evidence IEA];~go_function: GO:0005524 - ATP binding [Evidence IEA]) has protein sequence MRRGAIHGPLVAQYLARVARFKEKLAVAIHMTAGQPARAPELLSVQYVNTPNNQFRNVFIEDGMVTLVTAYHKGFHASNDSKLIHRYVPRAVGELVVWYMWLAMPFIDQLTAWQAGTAHGTVNGTLNGMSNGTSNGMSNGTSNGTLNGTQAGTVNGMVNGTVNGMSNGTSNGTSNGTANGISNGTLNGTTNSIPIGTRAGTVNGTVNGTPIGTQAGTSNAMSNGTSNGTRAGTVNGTSNSTLNGTWNGTPNGTVNGMLNGRLNGTSNSTSNGTPNGTANGTSNSTLNGTWNGTRAGTVNGTLNGTVNGILNGTLIGTQAGTLNGTRAGTVNGMVNGTVNGMSNGTSNGTSNGTANGTSNSTLNGTTNSIPIGTRAGTVNGTVNGTPIGTQAGTSNAMSNGTTIGTLNGTANGTLNGTLIGTSNGTPAWQPPSPYLWGPDPGMQRPWTPERFREVLKRETQARLGQALNIPAYRDIAIGISRRFLRASSTFTSDRQDETEQAAALDADCEDGMDADQWMAHMTDLQAGHSSHVAGMVYGRQLMEQAGTTSHRRAMFRQSSVDWHQFLGFGCGTGVPGDVHADIDAGGLRAGLVDEGSCPSRCPGQEQVRACLVDDPSQERVRACLVNDPGQERVRARLVNDPSQQAVRARLVDEGSCPIHHPGQERVRACLVDDPGQERVRARLVDDPGQERVRARLVDEGSCPIHHPGQEQVRARLVDEGSCPIHHPGQEQVRACLVNDPSQERVRARPVLGKRKRAPWQVEAEEHHMERRHQLQTMDMAAALQQMTGQAGMQFQGIQAPAMAAIQQGKSPVVAVMPTGGGKSMLFMLPAWAVPGGTTIVVVPLISLRQDMQQRGRRLGIPCMAWDRQQPCDEAAIVLVTPESAVTPDFHSFINRLVVMQRLDRVVIDECHIIMNQQKNFRSAMAQLGKLVRARTQMVFLTATLPPRWNRSSASAFTTHRIRSIYIGPARAAAMWHMGCGGHRFHTLHHMDMDGSRMPGLFSSCRRSSSGPGPGGKMVIYANRVHQVQAMAAVLGCEAYFSGQVDRGGILGRFMGGDSTVLCATSALGMGVDIPNIRVIIHLGTPRTLLDYAQESGRAGRDGKASQAIIIQPAGWAEDERQLGTPEVEGSWCSNTWGWWQVGGAGGWYWTIIWMGR, from the coding sequence atgcgccggggggcgatccacggcccattggtggcacagtatctggcccgggtggcccggttcaaggagaaactggccgtggccatccatatgacggcggggcagccggcacgggcccccgagctgctcagtgtgcagtatgtcaacacgccgaacaaccaattccgcaatgtgttcattgaggatgggatggtgacactggtgactgcataccacaagggcttccatgcgagcaacgacagcaagctgatccaccggtatgtgccacgggcggtcggggagttggtggtgtggtatatgtggctggcgatgccattcattgaccagttgacagcgtggcaggccggcactgcgcatggcacggtgaatggcacattgaatggtatgtcgaatggcacatcgaatggtatgtcgaatggcacatcgaacggcacattgaatggcacacaagccggcacggtgaatggcatggtgaatggtacagtgaatggcatgtcgaacggcacatcgaacggcacatcaaacggcacagcgaatggcatatcaaacggcacactgaatggcacaacaaacagcataccgattggcacacgagctggcacagtgaatggcacagtgaatggcacaccgattggcacacaggccggcacatcaaatgccatgtcgaatggcacatcgaatggcacacgagctggcacagtgaatggcacatcgaacagcacattgaacggcacatggaatggcacaccaaatggtacggtgaatggcatgttgaatggtagactgaacggcacatcaaacagcacatcgaacggcacaccaaatggcacggcgaatggcacatcaaacagcacattgaatggcacatggaatggcacacgagccggcacggtcaatggcacactgaatggcacggtgaacggcatactgaatggcacactgattggcacacaagccggcacattgaatggcacacgagccggcacggtgaatggcatggtgaatggtacagtgaatggcatgtcgaacggcacatcgaacggcacatcaaacggcacagcgaatggcacatcgaacagcacattgaacggcacaacaaacagcataccgattggcacacgagctggcacagtgaatggcacagtgaatggcacaccgattggcacacaggccggcacatcaaatgccatgtcgaatggcacaacgattggcacactgaatggcacggcgaacggcacactgaatggcacattgattggcacgtcgaacggcacaccggcatggcagccccccagcccatatttatggggccccgacccgggcatgcagcggccatggacccccgagcgattccgggaggtgttgaagcgggagacccaggcccggctcggccaggcattgaatattccggcgtaccgggacattgccattggcatcagccggcggttcctgcgggcatccagcacattcaccagtgaccgccaggatgaaacggagcaggcagcggcattggatgctgactgtgaggacggcatggatgcggaccagtggatggcgcatatgacggatttacaggcgggccattcatcgcacgtggcggggatggtatatgggcggcagctgatggagcaggcgggcacaacaagccaccggcgggcgatgttccggcagtccagtgtggattggcaccagtttctggggttcggctgcggcacgggggttccaggagatgtccatgccgacattgatgccggtgggcttcgggctggcttggtggatgaaggcagctgtccaagccgctgtcccggtcaggaacaggttagggcttgcttggtggatgatcccagtcaggaacgggttagggcttgcttggtgaatgatcccggtcaggaacgggttagggctcgcttggtgaatgatccaaGTCAGCAAgcggttagggctcgcttggtggatgaaggtagctgtccaattcaccatcccggtcaggaacgggttagggcttgcttggtggatgatcccggtcaggaacgggttagggctcgcttggtggatgatcccggtcaggaacgggttagggctcgcttggtggatgaaggtagctgtccaattcaccatcccggtcaggaacaggttagggctcgcttggtggatgaaggtagctgtccaattcaccatcccggtcaggaacaggttagggcttgcttggtgaatgatcccagtcaggaacgggttagggctcgccccgtgctcgggaaacgcaagcgggccccatggcaggtggaggctgaggagcaccacatggagcggcgccaccagctgcagaccatggacatggccgctgcgctgcagcagatgaccggtcaggccggcatgcagttccagggcatccaggcacccgccatggcggcgatccagcagggcaagagccccgtggtggcagtcatgcccaccggcggtgggaaaagcatgttattcatgttgcccgcgtgggccgtccccgggggcaccaccattgtggtggtgccattgatctcgctgcggcaggatatgcagcagcggggccggcggctaggcatcccatgtatggcatgggaccggcagcagccatgtgatgaagcagccattgtgctggtcacaccggaatcggctgtcacccccgatttccattcattcatcaaccggttggtggtgatgcagcggctggaccgggtggtgattgatgaatgccacatcattatgaaccagcagaagaacttccggtccgccatggcacagcttgggaagctcgttcgggcccgtacacagatggtgtttttaacggccacattgcccccgagatggaaccggagttcagccagcgcattcaccacccacaggatcagatcgatatatatcgggcccgcacgagccgcggcaatgtggcatatggggtgtggcggccaccgattccacacactgcaccacatggatatggatgggagcaggatgcccggattattcagttcctgcaggcgcagctccagtgggcccgggcccggggggaagatggtgatatatgccaaccgggtccaccaggtgcaggcgatggcggcggtattgggatgtgaggcgtatttcagtgggcaggtggaccggggtgggattttggggcggttcatgggaggggattccacagtgctttgcgcgaccagtgcattgggcatgggggttgatattccaaatatccgagtgatcattcatcttgggaCGCCCCGGACGTTATTGGATTATGCACAGGAAAGTGGGCGAGCCGGGCGGGATGGGAAGGCCAGCCAGGCGATCATTATCCAGCCGGCGGggtgggcggaggatgagcggCAGCTGGgcacaccggaggtggaggggagctggtgcagcaatacatgggggtggtggcaggTCGGGGGTGCCGGCGGGTGGTACTGGACGATTATCTGGATGGGACGGTGA
- a CDS encoding uncharacterized protein (COG:L;~EggNog:ENOG410PI7H) gives MIKLARFMVVQKALWLDPHVGDIIQMWQAQASTANGTVNGTVNGTVNGTVNGTVNGTVNGTVNGTVNGTVNGTVNGTPNGTVNGMVNGTPNGTPNGTPNGTPASPIAWPLASADAQLADIDEGCDSASPTRSTPTTVHDRPSFHDHVQQMVSRFMIRGTHGPMQTLLDWRTYGLKIHYNSTAPGHVAWMGADELLYKDLHFTMGEFRGFIHRLVGATRELLCELLCIADGSSSAHTPSTMPLPAIPWQGLYDDPTQGHPGWNFCMIAGPGGPWMAGGG, from the coding sequence atgatcaagcttgcgcggttcatggtggtgcagaaggcactgtggttggatccccatgtgggggacattattcagatgtggcaggcacaggctagcacggcgaatggcacagtgaatggcacagtgaatggcacagtgaatggcacagtgaatggcacagtgaatggcacagtgaatggcacagtgaatggcacagtgaatggcacagtgaatggcacagtgaatggcactccgaatggcacagtgaatggcatggtgaatggcactccgaatggcactccgaatggcactccaaatggcacaccggctagcccaatagcatggccgttggccagtgcagatgcccaactggccgatatcgatgagggctgtgatagtgccagtcccacacgctccacccccaccacggtgcacgatcgcccgtcatttcatgaccatgtgcagcagatggtcagccgcttcatgatccgtggcacccatgggcccatgcagacattgctcgactggcgcacatatgggttgaagatccattacaatagcacggcgccgggccatgtggcgtggatgggagccgatgagctgttgtacaaggatctgcatttcacgatgggtgaattccgtgggttcatccacaggctggttggggccacacgggagctgctgtgtgaactattatgtattgccgatggttccagcagcgcccacaccccaagcaccatgccgctgcccgccatcccgtggcagggcttgtatgatgatcccacccaggggcacccgggctggaacttttgcatgatcgccggacccggtggcccgtggatggccggtggtggatga
- a CDS encoding uncharacterized protein (COG:L;~EggNog:ENOG410PGPZ;~InterPro:IPR021109,IPR000477,IPR001584,IPR036397, IPR012337,IPR041373,IPR043502,IPR041588,IPR043128;~PFAM:PF17917,PF17919,PF00078,PF17921,PF00665;~go_function: GO:0003676 - nucleic acid binding [Evidence IEA];~go_process: GO:0015074 - DNA integration [Evidence IEA]), whose protein sequence is MDTQRAVGLAKFFGVPTRRLDTPIGTKGYDGGTGSTITHAIICHLLIDGRRFLNQPFLIANLGQHDVIVGRKWFDSQDVWLNVKHRKLVWPEQRSLLDEIQCKQYLVAPKQILQHSKPDPIHQADMERRDRQIEKKEQRERYRVPQKEESDRRMNMAKMSRALRGQSLLTDQSMESEDLSRPVMANQKLQRETTSHQVAQIDIAAIGAAPFQRHLKKKDTEVFIASLSEIDRIIEEKREEDRQKEDHYEEELVQQLLPKQYQEYADVFSKAASDELPLRRANDYQIELEDGKTAEREVGYSPLYKQTAEELEAARDYIVDNLHKGFIGPSAAPFSSPILMARKPGGGLRFCVDYRKLNAITRKDRYPIPLVNELMERISGAKIFTKLDIRQGFHRIRLDPKSEDLTTFRTRYGTYKYHVVPFGLTNGPAAFQRFINDTLMDYLDEFVTAFVDDLLIYSKDVVEHELHVKKVLERLRAAGLQASIKKCEFHVTRTKYLGFILTTDGIEADPEKTAVIRNWAVPTTIRGVQSFLGFCNFYRRFIKDYSRVAKPLNHLTRKDVPFTWIGQHQEAFEELKRRLTDAPILRHYHPELETKLETDASDGVVAGVLSQKHGDLWHPVAYYSKSMSDAERNYEIHDKEMLAIIRALQEWRTELEGLQLRERFNIYTDHRALEYFMTTKKLNARQARWAEFLSQFYFLICYRPGRENTLADALSRPSTEVQRKDDYRQQILLKPESVEQPMETNQINECAEVHTINVLEPTLQVVDRVLSANRNSTTAEEHREEARTGRNDWNLQDGLLLKGNRLFVPDDDPELRTRLLDEVHAQVSTAHPGRTKTQQLIRTRYYWPTWRQDVERYVRNCSKCRRAENPRDRAPGLLQPLPIAERPWQHISMDFRSFPADKRGFDAALVIVDRFSKRPISIPCKKTATSEDVARMFIEHIYRHRGPPLTIVSDRGPQFVSAFWNEFCRILGVKLKLSTAYHAQTDGQTEIVNQHIVNRLRPFINRHQDNWSELLPLIDFAAATLPSESTDASPFLIDCGYEPRTSFDWTPVGEDLPGMRRLADDGRRKLSKEWRRHGQQWAIRLSKPRIDRRRKQTVDVALSILMWVIRCGSPFVNIKQTDRTRSLTARWLDPSRYLNRWVTPTG, encoded by the coding sequence ATGGACACCCAACGAGCAGTTGGATTAGCAAAGTTCTTTGGAGTCCCAACACGACGACTTGATACACCCATAGGAACAAAGGGTTATGATGGAGGAACTGGCTCAACAATTACCCATGCCATTATTTGTCACTTGCTTATTGATGGGCGGCGGTTCTTGAACCAACCTTTTCTGATTGCTAATTTGGGACAGCATGATGTGATTGTTGGACGTAAGTGGTTCGACAGTCAGGATGTGTGGTTGAACGTCAAACACCGGAAGCTGGTATGGCCAGAGCAGCGAAGCCTCTTGGATGAAATCCAGTGCAAACAGTACTTGGTGGCTCCAAAGCAGATTCTTCAACATTCCAAGCCTGatcccatccaccaagctgatatggagcgacgtgatcgacaaattgagaagaaggaacaaAGAGAGCGATATCGAGTTCCCCAGAAAGAGGAATCAGACCGGCGAATGAATATGGCTAAGATGTCACGTGCTCTCAGGGGCCAGTCACTCCTGACTGACCAATCAATGGAATCAGAGGACCTCTCTAGACCAGTCATGGCCAACCAGAAATTACAAAGGGAGACAACATCTCACCAAGTAGCCCAAATTGATATTGCAGCAattggagcagcaccattccaacgacacctgaagaagaaggacactgAGGTCTTCATTGCTAGCCTGTCTGAAATTGACCGCATCATTGAAGAGAAACGCGAGGAGGACCGCCAGAAAGAAGATCACTATGAGGAAGAACTAGTACAACAACTACTACCCAAGCAATATCAGGAATATGCAGATGTTTTCTCCAAAGCAGCTTCTGATGAACTGCCTCTTCGACGGGCAAACGATTACCAAATTGAACTTGAAGATGGGAAGACtgcagaaagagaagtgGGTTATAGCCCTTTGTACAAGCAAACTGCAGAGGAATTGGAAGCCGCACGGGACTACATTGTGGATAACCTCCATAAGGGATTCATTGGACCCAGTGCCGCACCCTTTTCATCTCCCATCTTGATGGCACGGAAGCCAGGAGGCGGACTGcgattctgtgttgactacaGGAAGTTGAATGCTATTACCCGAAAGGATCGATATCCCATTCCACTGGTGAATGAACTGATGGAGAGGATCAGTGGTGCAAAGATTTTCACAAAACTGGATATACGACAAGGATTTCACCGAATTCGACTTGACCCAAAGTCAGAGGACCTGACCACCTTCAGAACACGATATGGAACGTACAAATACCATGTGGTTCCCTTTGGACTCACCAATGGACCGGCAGCGTTCCAGCGCTTTATCAATGATACTCTCATGGACTATTTGGATGAGTTTGtcactgcatttgtggatGACCTACTCATCTATTCAAAGGATGTTGTGGAACATGAACttcatgtcaagaaagttcTTGAACGACTGCGTGCTGCAGGGCTCCAGGCCAGCATTAAGAAATGCGAGTTTCATGTTACTCGGACGAAGTATCTGGGGTTCATCCTGACAACAGATGGCATTGAAGCAGATCCAGAGAAGACTGCAGTGATCCGCAATTGGGCTGTGCCAACCACTATTCGAGGTGTGCAATCGTTCCTTGGGTTCTGCAACTTTTACCGAAGATTCATCAAGGACTATAGCCGTGTTGCAAAGCCACTGAATCACCTAACAAGAAAGGATGTGCCTTTCACCTGGATTGGACAGCATCAGGAGGCCTTTGAGGAGCTGAAGAGACGCTTAACAGATGCCCCAATACTGCGACACTATCATCCTGAACTAGAGACGAAGTTGgaaactgatgcatcagatggGGTAGTAGCTGGAGTGCTCTCCCAGAAGCATGGAGATCTCTGGCACCCGGTGGCTTACTACTCTAAGAGCatgtctgatgctgagcgcaactatgagatccatgacaaggagatgcTAGCCATCATCCGTGCACTGCAGGAGTGGCGAACTGAGCTAGAAGGACTGCAACTCCGAGAGCGTTTCAACATATATACTGACCATCGCGCtctggaatacttcatgactACTAAGAAGTTGAACGCCCGACAAGCCCGGTGGGCTGAGTTCCTTTCCCAGTTTTACTTCCTAATCTGTTACCGCCCTGGCCGAGAGAATACTCTGGCTGATGCCCTAAGCCGACCCAGTACAGAAGTGCAGAGAAAGGATGATTATCGCCAACAGATTTTATTGAAACCAGAATCTGTTGAACAGCCAATGGAAACTAACCAGATCAATGAATGTGCTGAAGTCCACACTATCAACGTGCTAGAGCCCACCCTACAAGTTGTAGACCGAGTACTCAGTGCAAACCGGAACTCTACCACAGCAGAGGAACATCGTGAGGAAGCTCGGACGGGAAGGAATGATTGGAATCTGCAAGATGGACTACTATTGAAGGGAAATcgattgtttgttcctgatgatgaccctgaaCTCCGCACCCGGctacttgatgaagtgcatgcacaggtatcaactgcacatccagggagaacaaaaacccaacagctcatcagaacACGGTACTACTGGCCAACTTGGAGACAAGATGTGGAGAGATATGTACGGAATTGCTCAAAATGCCGGAGAGCTGAGAACCCACGTGATCGTGCCCCTGGACTGCTCCAACCCTTACCCATTGCAGAGCGGCCCTGGCAGCACATATCTATGGATTTTCGCTCCTTCCCAGCTGACAAGAGAGGATTTGATGCCGCACTAGTGATTGTGGATCGATTTAGCAAGAGACCTATAAGCATTCCTtgcaagaagactgccacttctgaagatgttgcacgAATGTTCATTGAGCATATTTATCGCCATAGAGGACCCCCATTGACTATTGTATCTGACCGTGGACCCCAATTTGTATCGGCGTTCTGGAATGAGTTCTGTCGGATTCTTGGAGTGAAGCTGAAGCTTTCCACAGCGTATCATGCCCAAACTGATGGGCAAACTGAGattgtgaatcagcatattgttaACCGTCTCagacccttcatcaaccgCCATCAAGACAATTGGTCTGAGTTATTACCCTTGATTGACTTTGCTGCAGCTACACTGCCTTCAGAATCAACAGATGCCTCTCCATTCCTCATTGACTGTGGATATGAGCCTCGAACttcatttgactggaccccagttggagaagacctcCCCGGGATGAGAAGGTTAGCCGACGACGGGCGCAGGAAGCTGTCAAAAGAATGGAGGAGACATGGACAGCAGTGGGCAATCAGATTAAGCAAGCCCAGGAtcgacagaagaagaaagcagacCGTCGACGTCGCCCTGTCGATTTTGATGTGGGTGATAAGGTGTGGCTCTCCCTTCGTCAATATCAAACAGACCGACCGAACAAGAAGCTTGACAgccagatggctggaccCTTCCCGATACTTGAACAGGTGGGTAACTCCTACCGGTTAG
- a CDS encoding uncharacterized protein (COG:L;~EggNog:ENOG410PI7H), producing the protein MLWQLAMPTMARPQQAPHRARARAVHMFPGAGRILEQGGNPGSYRATEGRGVSPGDQPTAGHGVSPEHVEEAEETGNAGSTEPAWMMSPMERACLEFCIELLNQRHRAHEYESPLVCAMAVLGWGETGWRDPDSYPPILSRMIVTAQLSAFMNIHCQHGKQCHESNRDKQLLSEATHNHI; encoded by the coding sequence atgttgtggcagcttgccatgcccaccatggcgaggccccaacaggcgccccatcgagcccgggctcgggcggtccatatgttccccggggccggtcggatcctagagcagggtgggaaccccggcagttatcgggccacagaggggcgtggggtgagccccggagatcagcccacagccgggcatggggtgagccccgagcatgtggaagaagcagaggagactggcaatgcaggcagcaccgagccggcatggatgatgagcccaatggagcgtgcctgcttggagttttgcattgagctgctcaaccagcgccaccgtgcccatgaatatgaaagcccccttgtgtgtgccatggcggtgctcggctggggggagactgggtggcgtgatcccgacagttacccccccattttatcgcggatgattgtgacggctcagctcagtgctttcatgaacattcattgtcagcatggcaaacaatgccatgaaagcaatcgagacaaacagctgcttagcgaggccacacacaaccatatataa
- a CDS encoding uncharacterized protein (COG:S;~EggNog:ENOG410PMWZ) has product MAQMLVAQRAVQMADHGQVEHPADALEAMRERFLLPGVAAPFNWLTRLRTFGKRIQNTTTSLGYIYWSDDQQTLSYKELHLTMAGLRGFVRTQVELAQLELEGLFLLHEEETREAVVPRLALVELADDPTNNRRGWNFLQDHRTRAALPTTGEQWLMDRVVATDWLRAEWVGVRPHDHQVMWHTTVVDAYLGQVDQFLERLLLLMHLTAGQPARATELLGIRHSNTVCGQHRNLFIEHGVVSLVTAYHKGYSMTGSTKIIHRYLPAEVSELVVYYLWLILPFARAVQALAHGTRQARSPFLWPRGPNLAAGAWDSGRLRGVLQREAHIHLQTKLNVISWRHAAIAISRAHLQCGGFKRDYSADDGLIDQQAGHGSWAAGTVYARGLQEAPGHIQARRVQYRAISREWHAFLGFQVSLGPRKRGWGREKGRSQQQSGSGSSSRM; this is encoded by the coding sequence ATGGCCCAGATGCTGGTGGCGCAGCGCGCGGTGCAGATGGCGGACCATGGTCAGGTTGAGCACCCGGCAGATGCCCTGGAGGCCATGCGGGAGCGGTTCCTCCTCCCGGGGGTGGCTGCCCCCTTCAACTGGCTCACACGGCTGCGCACGTTTGGCAAGCGCATCcagaacaccaccaccagtctgGGATATATCTACTGGAGCGATGACCAGCAGACCCTGAGCTACAAGGAACTGCACCTGACCATGGCGGGCCTGCGGGGCTTCGTGCGCACCCAGGTGGAGCTGGCCcagctggagctggaggggctgttcctgctgcatgaggaggagacccgggaggcggtggtgccgCGCCTGGCCCTGGTGGAGCTGGCAGACGACCCGACCAACAACCGGCGTGGATGGAACTTCCTGCAGGACCACCGCACCCGTGCAGCGCTGCCCACCACAGGAGAGCAATGGCTGATGGACCGGGTGGTGGCCACCGACTGGCTGCGGGCTGAGTGGGTGGGGGTGCGGCCGCATGACCACCAGGTGATGTGGCACACCACCGTGGTGGATGCCTACCTGGGACAGGTGGACCAGTTCCTGGAGcggctgctcctgctgatgCACCTGACTGCTGGGCAGCCGGCGCGGGCcactgagctgctggggatCCGACACAGCAACACTGTGTGTGGCCAGCATCGCAATCTCTTCATCGAGCATGGGGTGGTCAGTCTGGTGACGGCATACCACAAGGGATACAGCATGACAGGGTCCaccaagatcatccatcgCTACCTCCCGGCGGAGGTCAGTGAGCTTGTGGTGTACTATCTATGGCTGATCCTGCCCTTTGCACGGGCAGTGCAGGCCCTGGCCCATGGCACCCGGCAGGCACGCTCCCCCTTCCTGTGGCCACGGGGCCCCAATCTGGCAGCGGGGGCATGGGACAGTGGCCGGCTGCGGGGGGTGCTCCAGCGTGAGGCCCACATACATCTGCAGACCAAGCTCAATGTGATTTCCTGGCGGCATGCAGCAATTGCCATCTCCCGGGCACACCTGCAGTGTGGTGGGTTCAAGCGTGACTACAGTGCCGATGATGGGCTGATCGACCAGCAAGCCGGCCATGGGTCCTGGGCTGCTGGGACGGTGTATGCCCGGGGGCTGCAGGAGGCACCTGGCCATATCCAGGCACGGCGGGTGCAATACCGGGCCATCAGTCGGGAGTGGCATGCCTTCCTAGGGTTTCAGGTATCACTAGGCCCGCGGAAGCGGGGCTGGGGGAGGGAAAAGGGGAGGAGCCAGCAGCaaagcggcagcggcagcagcagccgtatGTGA